In Verrucomicrobiota bacterium, the following are encoded in one genomic region:
- a CDS encoding ABC transporter permease subunit — protein sequence MKRASTNTAPLSSADRRFYAALAVLGGSYGVMVAALLLADLAYTTPGHLWTSLQSSEIRYAIRLSLLSCTLTTLMSLWVAIPLGYLLARRRFPGSVLVDLLVDIPMVLPPLVIGLSLLILFQTAPGRMIERVLPVTYAVPGVILAQFMVSCAFAVRTMRTTFEQMNPRAEQVALTLGCGRAEAFWRVALPAAKRGVLAAATLAWARSLGEFGPILVFAGATRFKTEVLSTTVFLELSVGNLEAAIAVSLLMVMAAVIALLLLRRWGGEPNLGQAGPA from the coding sequence ATGAAGCGCGCTTCGACCAACACCGCCCCGCTTTCCTCCGCGGACCGCCGGTTTTACGCTGCGCTGGCGGTGTTGGGCGGGAGCTATGGGGTCATGGTTGCGGCCCTGTTGCTGGCGGATCTCGCCTACACAACCCCGGGCCACCTCTGGACTTCGCTGCAATCCTCGGAAATCCGCTACGCCATCCGGCTCAGCTTGCTCTCCTGCACCCTGACCACCTTGATGTCGCTTTGGGTGGCGATTCCGCTCGGCTACCTGCTGGCCCGTCGCCGTTTTCCGGGAAGCGTCCTGGTGGATTTGTTGGTGGATATTCCGATGGTCCTGCCGCCGTTGGTCATCGGCCTCAGTTTGCTCATCCTTTTTCAAACCGCCCCGGGGCGCATGATCGAACGTGTGCTTCCGGTGACCTACGCGGTGCCCGGAGTCATCCTCGCGCAATTCATGGTCTCCTGCGCCTTTGCGGTTCGCACGATGCGCACCACCTTCGAGCAAATGAATCCCCGGGCGGAACAAGTGGCGTTGACGCTGGGATGCGGGCGGGCGGAGGCGTTTTGGCGGGTGGCGCTACCGGCCGCGAAACGCGGAGTGCTGGCGGCAGCGACCCTGGCCTGGGCTCGCTCGCTGGGAGAGTTCGGTCCGATCCTTGTTTTCGCGGGGGCGACACGGTTCAAAACCGAGGTCCTTTCAACCACGGTTTTTCTCGAATTGAGCGTCGGCAATCTTGAGGCCGCCATCGCCGTTTCACTCCTGATGGTGATGGCGGCGGTCATCGCGCTGCTGTTGCTGCGCCGCTGGGGTGGCGAACCCAACTTGGGCCAGGCCGGCCCGGCTTGA
- a CDS encoding ATP-binding cassette domain-containing protein: MIRIDRLHAHAGSFELRDVSFELPSGLYGVLMGKTGSGKTTLLEAICGLRWIKSGRVWLGEEDVTDWPPARRGIGFVPQEPSLFPHLRVREQLGFALSVRNWSTSEQARRVDEIADWLGLRPLLERPIHGLSGGECQRIALGRALAFQPRVLCLDEPLSALDQETRDAMCELLGSIQKRAGVTVLHITHNATEAGRLADRNFFLRDGRIES; encoded by the coding sequence ATGATTCGTATCGATCGCTTGCATGCGCACGCCGGCTCGTTCGAACTCCGCGACGTGTCGTTCGAATTGCCGTCCGGCCTCTACGGCGTCCTCATGGGCAAAACCGGTTCGGGAAAAACCACCTTGTTGGAAGCGATCTGCGGACTTCGTTGGATCAAGTCGGGTCGTGTTTGGCTGGGAGAAGAAGACGTGACAGATTGGCCGCCAGCCCGCCGGGGGATTGGGTTTGTTCCCCAAGAACCCTCGCTCTTTCCCCACTTGCGGGTGCGGGAGCAACTCGGCTTCGCCCTCTCCGTCCGAAACTGGAGCACGTCCGAACAGGCCCGGCGCGTCGATGAAATCGCGGATTGGCTCGGACTGCGCCCGTTGTTGGAACGTCCCATTCATGGACTGAGCGGAGGGGAGTGCCAGAGAATCGCCCTGGGCCGGGCGCTCGCATTTCAACCGCGGGTGCTTTGCCTGGATGAACCCCTCAGCGCCCTGGACCAGGAAACGCGAGATGCCATGTGCGAGCTCTTGGGATCTATCCAGAAACGCGCGGGGGTCACCGTGCTGCACATCACCCACAACGCGACCGAAGCCGGGCGCCTCGCCGATCGAAACTTCTTCCTCCGCGACGGCCGCATCGAATCCTGA
- a CDS encoding HesA/MoeB/ThiF family protein, with amino-acid sequence MDPAPHLPSSSLTPEEESIYAWQLDVPGLGEEGQSRLKSATVLVSRVGGLGGAAAWSLAAAGVGKLILAHAGSIKPSDLNRQTLMTQAGLGRSRVESAAERLRAFNPRLDIEAIPENISPDNVESLAQRADVIIDAAPLFSERYALNKACVHLGKPMIECAVHELELHLTTIIPGRTPCLRCLYPQPNPHWTRRFPVLGAVSATAGSLAAMEAIKVLTGLGRPLAGKLLVGDLRGMSWKSLRIHRVAGCADCGNLGKLGGA; translated from the coding sequence ATGGACCCGGCCCCCCATCTCCCCTCTTCTTCCCTCACGCCCGAAGAAGAATCCATTTATGCCTGGCAATTGGACGTGCCAGGTCTGGGGGAGGAAGGGCAAAGTCGCCTGAAATCCGCCACGGTTCTCGTTTCACGCGTCGGCGGACTCGGTGGCGCCGCGGCGTGGTCGCTGGCAGCAGCAGGGGTGGGAAAGCTGATTCTGGCCCACGCGGGCAGCATCAAACCCAGCGATCTCAACCGCCAAACGCTCATGACCCAGGCCGGATTGGGACGAAGCAGGGTCGAATCCGCCGCCGAACGTTTGCGCGCGTTCAATCCACGCCTCGACATCGAGGCGATCCCGGAAAACATCTCGCCGGACAATGTGGAATCGCTGGCACAGCGAGCGGACGTGATCATCGACGCGGCCCCTCTCTTTTCTGAACGATACGCACTCAACAAGGCTTGTGTTCACCTGGGAAAACCCATGATCGAATGCGCGGTGCATGAACTGGAACTGCACCTCACCACAATTATTCCCGGCCGGACCCCGTGTTTGCGCTGCCTCTATCCTCAGCCGAACCCGCACTGGACCCGGCGCTTTCCGGTGCTCGGCGCGGTCAGCGCCACGGCGGGTTCACTCGCCGCCATGGAAGCGATCAAAGTCCTGACCGGCTTGGGCCGCCCTTTGGCCGGAAAGCTCCTCGTCGGCGACCTGCGCGGCATGTCCTGGAAGTCACTGCGAATTCACAGGGTAGCGGGTTGTGCGGATTGCGGAAATCTGGGTAAGTTAGGGGGAGCATGA
- a CDS encoding FtsX-like permease family protein — translation MTTGAAERETRRVMRDLGFNLRIIPKTTDMDYFWTHGFSDQTMPESTVRTLADQSGIFVTFNHLTPALEGRVALAGASAILTGLGETIVSPHEGRQPMGFRIKPGEAFLGHSVAQRLQVKKGDTFELAGKKLRVEKALSESGTDEDLRIFTSLRDAQAVLQSPHRINEIKAIDCLCLTADQDPLSKLRQVIETALPEAKVLQLRTLADARARQRQMAEKMAAYATPLALGFGGTWVGLLAWLNVRERRAEIGLWRALGHGSGRLAGLLLGKAVLLGLLGAAAGFALGTGLALAAGPSLFQVTAKSLQADPQLLWKALAWTPLFAAIASLPPALKALADDPALSLRAD, via the coding sequence ATGACCACCGGCGCGGCCGAGCGAGAAACGCGGCGTGTCATGCGTGACCTGGGCTTCAATCTCCGCATCATCCCAAAGACCACGGACATGGATTATTTTTGGACCCATGGCTTCTCCGATCAAACCATGCCGGAAAGCACCGTCCGGACATTGGCTGACCAGAGTGGCATTTTTGTCACCTTCAACCATCTCACCCCGGCGCTGGAAGGACGCGTCGCGCTGGCCGGAGCCTCCGCCATCCTGACCGGCTTGGGCGAAACCATCGTCAGCCCCCATGAGGGCAGGCAGCCCATGGGTTTTCGCATCAAACCGGGCGAGGCTTTCCTCGGCCACAGCGTAGCGCAACGTTTGCAGGTCAAGAAAGGAGACACGTTCGAGCTGGCAGGGAAAAAACTCCGGGTGGAGAAAGCCCTGTCTGAAAGCGGCACGGATGAGGATTTGAGGATCTTCACCTCGCTCCGCGACGCCCAGGCCGTGCTTCAATCTCCCCATCGCATCAACGAGATCAAGGCCATCGATTGCTTGTGCCTGACCGCGGATCAAGATCCTCTTTCCAAACTGCGCCAAGTCATCGAGACCGCGCTGCCGGAGGCCAAGGTGCTCCAACTTCGAACGCTGGCCGACGCGCGGGCGCGCCAGAGACAGATGGCCGAGAAAATGGCCGCCTACGCCACGCCTCTCGCCTTGGGCTTCGGCGGAACCTGGGTGGGCCTCCTCGCCTGGCTCAATGTGCGCGAACGCCGGGCGGAAATCGGATTGTGGCGAGCCTTGGGGCACGGCTCCGGACGCCTCGCCGGACTGCTCTTGGGCAAAGCAGTCCTGTTGGGACTGCTCGGCGCCGCCGCCGGCTTCGCGCTCGGAACAGGCCTTGCCCTTGCCGCCGGTCCCTCTCTGTTTCAAGTCACCGCCAAGAGCTTGCAGGCGGATCCTCAACTCCTGTGGAAAGCGCTCGCGTGGACCCCCCTTTTTGCGGCGATTGCCTCGCTCCCGCCCGCCCTGAAAGCTCTGGCCGACGACCCCGCGCTCAGCTTGCGCGCAGACTGA
- a CDS encoding ABC transporter ATP-binding protein, translating into MMSCTGLSRAFPAPGGSIQALDEVSLRVERGEFVVIKGPSGCGKSTLLLTLGGMQRPTRGSVVFGDAELYGLPATERNRWRAREVGFVFQLFHLIPYLSVRDNVAAGLAESPSKTPRSIDDLLDSLKLSDRARSLPNMLSAGERQRAALARALVKNPSLILADEPTGNLDPTNAAIVFEKLSAFRETGGTVVVVTHGHDTTPHASRTLEMEQGRIVRQSTR; encoded by the coding sequence CTGATGTCTTGCACCGGTCTGTCACGGGCTTTCCCCGCGCCCGGCGGCAGCATCCAAGCGCTGGACGAAGTCTCCCTGCGCGTCGAGCGTGGAGAATTCGTGGTGATCAAGGGTCCGTCGGGCTGCGGCAAATCAACCCTCCTCCTCACGCTGGGCGGCATGCAACGTCCGACGCGCGGTTCCGTGGTGTTCGGCGACGCGGAACTTTATGGGCTGCCCGCCACCGAGCGAAATCGATGGCGCGCACGGGAAGTCGGATTCGTGTTTCAGCTCTTCCATCTCATCCCCTATCTTTCAGTGCGCGACAACGTCGCCGCGGGCCTGGCGGAGTCGCCATCGAAAACCCCGCGTTCAATAGACGATCTGCTCGATTCACTGAAACTGTCCGACCGAGCACGGAGCTTGCCGAACATGCTCAGCGCCGGGGAGCGGCAGCGGGCCGCCCTGGCTCGAGCCCTGGTGAAGAATCCTTCGCTGATCCTCGCCGATGAACCCACCGGAAATCTCGATCCCACCAATGCGGCCATCGTGTTCGAAAAACTCTCCGCGTTCCGCGAAACGGGCGGCACCGTCGTCGTGGTCACTCATGGCCACGACACAACACCACACGCCAGCCGCACGCTCGAAATGGAACAAGGCCGCATCGTCCGGCAGTCCACCCGCTGA